In Methylovirgula sp., a single genomic region encodes these proteins:
- a CDS encoding aldo/keto reductase, translated as MANPDALRDTTIPLAGGSGAMPALGFGTLIPDPLVTKQATKAALEVGFRHLDCSDRYRNEAAVGEAMQEVFKEGKIRREDVFVTTMLWNNNHRPERVLPAYEASLRRLQLDHVDCYLIHTPFAFQPGDEQDPRDEQGKVIYDAGVTLAETWRALERLVDDGRCKSIGLSDIGLERLQEIVAIARIKPAVVQVESHPYLPEWELLDFCRQKGIVVLAFAALGHAMEPRLTEDPVIVAIAQRVHKTPAQVALAWAVQRGTTLLTTSTSRQHIEENFDISTPPEDAMLEIRDNLTERVRFNAVVETGVPGFIPRANRPA; from the coding sequence ATGGCAAATCCAGACGCGCTTCGCGACACGACGATTCCTCTCGCTGGTGGATCCGGTGCGATGCCGGCTCTCGGTTTTGGCACGCTGATTCCAGATCCTCTCGTGACCAAGCAAGCGACCAAGGCCGCGTTGGAGGTTGGATTTCGACATCTCGATTGTTCGGACCGCTACCGCAACGAGGCCGCCGTCGGTGAGGCGATGCAGGAGGTGTTCAAGGAGGGGAAGATTCGCCGGGAGGACGTCTTCGTTACGACAATGCTATGGAACAACAACCACCGCCCAGAGCGGGTCCTGCCAGCCTATGAGGCAAGCCTGCGACGACTGCAACTCGACCATGTTGATTGCTATCTCATCCACACTCCTTTTGCCTTTCAACCCGGCGACGAGCAGGACCCGAGGGACGAGCAAGGCAAGGTCATTTACGATGCCGGCGTGACGCTGGCAGAGACATGGCGGGCGCTGGAGCGTCTGGTGGATGACGGCAGGTGTAAGTCAATCGGCCTATCGGATATTGGTCTGGAGCGATTGCAAGAGATCGTCGCAATTGCGCGGATCAAACCTGCCGTGGTGCAGGTCGAATCGCATCCGTATCTCCCCGAATGGGAGTTGCTCGATTTTTGCCGGCAGAAGGGCATCGTGGTGCTGGCATTCGCCGCGCTGGGGCATGCGATGGAGCCGAGACTTACAGAGGATCCGGTCATCGTGGCGATTGCGCAACGGGTTCACAAGACCCCCGCGCAAGTAGCTTTGGCCTGGGCCGTCCAGCGCGGTACGACGCTCCTGACGACCTCGACCTCGCGTCAGCACATTGAAGAGAACTTCGACATCTCGACTCCGCCTGAAGATGCCATGTTGGAGATTCGAGATAACCTCACGGAGAGAGTTCGCTTCAACGCCGTGGTCGAAACCGGTGTGCCTGGGTTCATTCCTCGGGCCAACCGACCTGCATGA
- a CDS encoding efflux RND transporter periplasmic adaptor subunit, with translation MARAQNFFIALMAGLALAACKPEADADPRLDDRVVQVTKVQVADAGALSFTGFVAARVQSDLGFRVPGKIIQRLVDTGQRVSAGQALMRIDPVDLRLAISAQLEQVAAAKARAIQAAADEERYRRLVDSGAVSKQSYDQAKAAADSAAALLSAAQAQESEARNQGDYSLLYADADGTIVETLAEPGQIVAQGQTVIRLAHAGPREASVDLPETIRPKIGSLAQATLYGSSLTVDAHLRQLSDAADVRTRTYEARYVLEGAGAQAPLGATVTLTLSDDVASTQLEVPIGAIDDEGSGSGVWLVDESNSTVSFRLVHVTQFGAETARLTSGVKAGDQIVAIGGHFLHEGQHVRLADSKAAMQ, from the coding sequence ATGGCTCGGGCCCAGAATTTTTTCATCGCGCTGATGGCAGGCCTCGCGCTCGCCGCCTGCAAGCCGGAAGCGGACGCAGACCCGCGATTGGACGACAGGGTCGTCCAGGTCACAAAAGTGCAGGTGGCTGACGCGGGCGCGCTCAGCTTCACGGGTTTTGTCGCGGCCCGCGTGCAAAGCGATCTCGGTTTTCGCGTTCCGGGCAAAATCATACAGAGGCTCGTTGATACGGGACAGAGGGTCTCCGCGGGGCAGGCCTTGATGCGGATTGATCCCGTCGATCTGCGTCTCGCGATTTCCGCGCAGCTTGAGCAGGTCGCCGCGGCCAAGGCCCGCGCCATCCAGGCGGCCGCGGACGAAGAACGCTATCGCAGGCTCGTCGATTCGGGCGCCGTTTCAAAACAATCCTATGATCAGGCGAAAGCCGCCGCTGACAGCGCTGCGGCCTTGTTGTCTGCCGCGCAAGCGCAGGAGAGCGAAGCCCGAAATCAAGGTGATTATTCGCTTCTCTACGCAGATGCCGACGGCACGATTGTCGAAACCTTGGCGGAGCCGGGACAGATTGTGGCGCAAGGGCAGACCGTCATTCGTTTGGCTCATGCGGGTCCGCGCGAGGCTTCGGTCGATTTGCCGGAAACAATCCGGCCGAAGATCGGGTCGTTGGCGCAAGCAACACTTTATGGAAGTTCGCTCACGGTCGATGCGCATCTGCGACAGCTTTCAGATGCAGCGGACGTCAGAACGCGCACTTATGAAGCGCGTTACGTGCTCGAAGGCGCAGGCGCGCAAGCCCCGCTCGGCGCGACCGTCACACTGACTCTCTCCGATGACGTCGCGTCCACCCAACTCGAAGTTCCTATCGGCGCAATAGACGATGAAGGAAGCGGATCGGGAGTTTGGCTTGTCGACGAGTCGAATTCGACGGTCAGTTTCCGCTTGGTTCACGTCACCCAGTTCGGAGCGGAAACGGCGCGCCTTACCAGCGGCGTCAAAGCGGGTGATCAGATCGTCGCGATTGGCGGACATTTCCTGCACGAAGGTCAGCATGTGCGGCTCGCGGATAGCAAGGCAGCCATGCAATGA
- a CDS encoding VOC family protein — protein sequence MSQVQVEQKSYQMPPQDGFTIAHFLAVVDIERSLRFYEKVFGGRILSRGDGQGAPGYIQIANTWLLVNPGGGPTPDKPTVTLSVPADPDEVSSFMNIRVADIQACYELWQSRGAEFITEPKPKYGETRCYIRDPDGYIIEVGQSNPGVAYG from the coding sequence ATGAGCCAAGTACAAGTCGAGCAGAAAAGCTATCAGATGCCGCCGCAAGATGGATTTACCATCGCGCACTTTCTCGCCGTCGTCGACATCGAACGATCGCTTCGATTTTACGAAAAGGTCTTTGGAGGTCGCATTTTGAGCAGAGGCGACGGCCAAGGCGCGCCAGGGTACATTCAGATCGCGAACACGTGGCTGCTTGTAAACCCCGGGGGCGGTCCGACTCCCGACAAACCAACGGTCACGCTCAGCGTGCCCGCCGATCCCGATGAAGTCAGCAGCTTTATGAATATCCGCGTTGCGGATATTCAAGCGTGCTACGAACTATGGCAGAGTCGAGGAGCTGAGTTTATCACTGAGCCAAAGCCGAAGTATGGCGAGACACGCTGCTACATTCGCGATCCCGACGGTTACATTATAGAAGTTGGACAAAGCAATCCTGGCGTTGCTTACGGCTAG
- a CDS encoding DoxX family membrane protein has translation MTDLLFVGVGWTGLAITLNRIAVGAFFMLSGYHKLFDPERHRAVVDELKALGVPAVGFNQWWVPLVEFAAGGAVLIGLLALLAALGLLVIILVAIATSGRQRIQLYKPIDEVDRIDDWLYLPETLYVFMLIMVISAGAGPYSLDALILNLMNKHVA, from the coding sequence ATGACGGATTTGCTATTTGTCGGCGTCGGGTGGACCGGCCTCGCGATTACCCTGAACCGGATCGCGGTTGGGGCTTTCTTTATGCTGTCAGGATATCACAAGTTGTTCGACCCGGAGCGCCACCGCGCGGTCGTCGATGAACTCAAGGCGCTCGGCGTTCCTGCGGTTGGCTTCAATCAATGGTGGGTGCCGTTGGTCGAGTTTGCCGCTGGTGGCGCCGTCCTTATAGGGCTCTTGGCGCTGCTCGCCGCGCTTGGCCTGCTTGTCATCATCCTCGTCGCCATCGCCACCTCCGGGCGGCAGCGAATCCAACTCTACAAACCGATCGATGAAGTGGATCGCATCGACGATTGGCTCTATTTACCGGAGACGCTTTATGTCTTTATGTTGATCATGGTCATTTCGGCCGGCGCCGGACCGTACAGCCTCGACGCTCTGATCCTGAATCTGATGAACAAGCACGTCGCGTAA
- a CDS encoding TolC family protein: MTIALSACAVGPDYVAPRLDLTAFHTLPKAGAKPAPPLDQWWVGFKDPELVAIVERALAQNLDLAASFARIHEARAAAAGASAQLLPTADFNAQAETENQSLQSPLGKIANAFPGYTRDQQDYNVGPAASWEVDLFGGLQRTAAAAHDEAEAAEAEGYGTRISVAAEAADAYLQIRGYQARLTVARDQIEVNNRLLSIVRRRRDNGTGNDREVAQTEALLHEARATVPTLQTGLDAQLNRLDVLMGAQPGTYARELGGRRNVPVPPSITRTSGPVDLLRRRPDIIAAERRLAASNEQIGAAIADYYPKISLSGALGFESMSVNQLLTSRAFQPVGAGALRWRLFDFGKINAEVAQARGNHLEALLLYRQSVLKAAEDVEDAFSELTQSELREQELRAEVTALSRSRDLSENAYEAGAIPLTDVLDADRQLLAARDDLVNNRTESARAAVRSFRALGGGWS; this comes from the coding sequence TTGACGATCGCGCTCTCCGCATGCGCCGTCGGCCCGGATTATGTCGCCCCGCGCCTCGACCTCACGGCCTTTCACACACTCCCGAAGGCAGGCGCGAAGCCAGCGCCTCCACTCGATCAATGGTGGGTCGGGTTCAAGGATCCAGAACTCGTTGCCATTGTCGAACGCGCACTGGCGCAAAACCTCGATCTTGCCGCATCCTTTGCTCGCATCCACGAAGCGCGCGCGGCTGCCGCCGGCGCCAGCGCGCAATTGCTTCCGACGGCCGACTTCAACGCGCAAGCCGAAACAGAGAACCAATCTCTACAAAGTCCTTTAGGAAAGATCGCAAACGCGTTTCCGGGCTATACGCGCGATCAGCAAGATTACAATGTCGGCCCCGCCGCGAGTTGGGAGGTTGACCTGTTTGGCGGCTTGCAGAGAACTGCGGCGGCGGCCCACGATGAAGCCGAGGCCGCGGAGGCCGAAGGCTATGGCACGAGGATCAGTGTCGCGGCAGAAGCCGCGGATGCCTATCTGCAAATTCGTGGCTACCAGGCGCGCTTGACGGTCGCTCGCGATCAGATCGAAGTGAACAATCGGCTTCTGAGCATCGTTCGACGCAGGCGCGACAATGGAACCGGAAACGATCGCGAAGTCGCGCAGACCGAGGCTCTTCTGCACGAGGCGCGTGCGACCGTCCCGACCTTGCAAACCGGGCTCGATGCCCAGTTGAATCGCCTGGACGTGTTGATGGGGGCTCAGCCAGGGACATACGCACGCGAGCTTGGCGGACGACGCAATGTCCCCGTCCCGCCATCCATCACACGCACATCTGGCCCTGTCGATTTATTGAGACGGCGGCCGGACATCATCGCCGCCGAGCGCAGACTTGCGGCCTCGAACGAGCAAATTGGCGCCGCGATCGCCGATTATTATCCGAAAATATCGCTGTCTGGTGCGCTCGGCTTCGAAAGCATGAGCGTCAATCAGCTTTTGACCTCCCGCGCGTTCCAGCCAGTCGGCGCTGGCGCGTTGCGCTGGCGGCTCTTCGATTTCGGCAAGATTAATGCCGAGGTCGCACAAGCGCGCGGCAATCATCTGGAGGCGCTTCTTCTCTATCGCCAATCCGTATTGAAAGCGGCGGAAGATGTCGAAGATGCTTTTTCTGAACTGACGCAATCTGAATTGCGGGAGCAGGAACTGCGCGCAGAAGTCACTGCCCTCTCGCGCTCGCGCGATCTCTCAGAAAATGCCTATGAGGCTGGCGCGATCCCGCTGACGGACGTTCTCGATGCGGACCGTCAGCTCCTCGCGGCACGCGACGACCTCGTCAACAACCGGACTGAGTCCGCACGCGCCGCCGTCCGCTCATTCCGGGCCCTTGGCGGCGGCTGGAGCTGA
- a CDS encoding DoxX family protein, with protein MINDINGAVIFAARLFLATLFLIFGWRKLRDYSGTVRQMAQDGLPMPVLTAAVATFMELPVAFAVAVGVFTRPSAILLAFYTLGTSLIEHRYWTTTGADRFSSMESFCKNLSIMGGFLLLYITGAGKYSIDVLCRIAAP; from the coding sequence ATGATAAATGACATCAACGGCGCGGTTATTTTCGCCGCGCGTCTTTTTCTCGCGACACTGTTTCTGATTTTCGGCTGGAGAAAGCTGAGGGACTATTCCGGCACGGTGCGTCAGATGGCGCAAGATGGCCTGCCGATGCCAGTGCTAACGGCTGCCGTGGCGACCTTCATGGAGCTTCCGGTTGCGTTCGCGGTCGCTGTCGGTGTGTTCACACGTCCTTCAGCAATACTCTTGGCTTTTTACACGCTGGGAACTTCGCTTATTGAACATCGCTATTGGACAACGACAGGCGCGGATCGATTCTCCAGCATGGAAAGCTTTTGCAAGAACCTCAGCATTATGGGAGGCTTCTTATTGTTGTACATTACCGGTGCCGGAAAATATTCGATCGATGTATTGTGCCGCATCGCCGCGCCCTGA
- a CDS encoding TetR/AcrR family transcriptional regulator, which translates to MQDRYISLMQDDQKALAPSPLADVGQRGPVEHERREQIIAAAGDHFRHYGYEKTTVADLAKAIGLSKAYIYKFFDSKQAIGQAVCFMCLAEISDAAMAVVKEPRSASERLRRIFKVIADMSGDMFFHDRKIYDLATTSINEKWGSTYKYKESLLAIVHAVLRDGRETGEFERKTPLDETARAIMLALDCVAHPAVLLLRLDTLDEDATLMANLVLRSLAP; encoded by the coding sequence ATGCAGGATCGCTATATTTCGCTGATGCAGGACGATCAAAAGGCTCTCGCGCCCTCGCCGTTGGCCGATGTGGGTCAGCGCGGCCCGGTTGAGCATGAACGCAGGGAGCAAATTATTGCCGCCGCGGGCGATCATTTTCGCCACTACGGCTATGAGAAGACAACCGTGGCCGACCTCGCCAAAGCGATAGGACTGTCCAAGGCTTATATCTACAAGTTCTTCGATTCGAAGCAGGCGATCGGCCAGGCTGTCTGCTTTATGTGCCTGGCGGAAATTTCCGATGCCGCGATGGCAGTCGTCAAAGAGCCGAGGTCCGCCTCCGAGAGATTACGCCGTATTTTCAAGGTCATAGCGGACATGAGCGGAGACATGTTCTTTCATGATCGAAAGATTTATGATCTCGCCACAACAAGCATCAATGAGAAATGGGGCTCGACCTACAAGTATAAGGAAAGCCTGCTCGCGATCGTCCATGCTGTCCTTCGCGATGGTCGCGAAACTGGCGAATTCGAGCGCAAGACGCCTCTCGACGAAACCGCGAGAGCGATCATGCTAGCGCTTGATTGCGTCGCGCACCCGGCCGTTCTTCTCCTCAGACTCGATACGCTGGATGAGGATGCGACGCTGATGGCGAATCTTGTCCTCCGAAGCCTTGCACCGTGA
- a CDS encoding SDR family oxidoreductase: MRQFILEAIDTHPQPLEKDGAVVVVTGASSGIGRSTAELFARRGWRVGLIARGEAGLQAACSDVERQGVMAATVQADVTDLAALDNAATHFEQTLGPIDVWVNCAGNGTYGRFLDTPADQFQRVTDVTYLGTVNGTRVALRRMLPRDRGSIINVCSAVAYHGMPLLSSYSGAKHAVRGFGQSICAELFEEGSRVRLTTIFPPAVNTPFFEHAISHMGRPGRPIAPVYQPETIAEAIYLATMTKRREMPVSFTTLAFSIGVRLVPGLVHRAIRKLGYGGQLADGAMSPTPQDTTLFAASDRASPARGAFSTGARSGSVHVRLLCALAALTGRSRIAADATPSPVEDPAPAILEEPV; this comes from the coding sequence TTGCGGCAATTTATCCTCGAAGCCATCGATACGCATCCCCAACCGTTGGAGAAAGACGGCGCCGTGGTGGTGGTCACCGGTGCGTCGTCTGGCATTGGGCGATCCACCGCCGAATTGTTTGCCCGGCGGGGCTGGCGGGTTGGCCTTATCGCGCGCGGTGAAGCCGGACTTCAGGCGGCCTGCAGCGATGTTGAACGCCAGGGGGTTATGGCTGCGACGGTACAGGCGGACGTGACTGATCTGGCCGCTCTCGACAACGCCGCCACGCACTTTGAACAGACGCTTGGACCGATCGACGTTTGGGTGAATTGCGCAGGAAACGGCACCTATGGGCGCTTCCTCGATACGCCCGCCGATCAATTCCAGCGTGTAACCGATGTCACTTATCTCGGCACGGTCAACGGTACGCGCGTCGCACTGCGCCGGATGCTGCCGCGCGATCGCGGCAGCATCATCAATGTGTGCTCCGCTGTCGCTTACCACGGTATGCCGTTACTATCGTCCTATTCGGGGGCGAAGCATGCGGTGCGGGGTTTTGGCCAATCGATCTGCGCCGAGCTGTTTGAGGAAGGCAGCCGCGTGCGGCTGACGACCATCTTTCCGCCAGCGGTCAACACACCCTTTTTCGAGCATGCGATATCCCATATGGGACGGCCCGGGCGTCCAATCGCGCCGGTCTATCAACCCGAGACCATCGCCGAGGCGATCTATCTGGCGACGATGACGAAGCGGCGAGAGATGCCGGTGAGTTTCACGACACTGGCATTCTCGATCGGCGTGCGCCTCGTTCCGGGCCTCGTGCATCGCGCGATCCGGAAACTTGGCTATGGCGGCCAGCTCGCCGACGGGGCGATGTCGCCGACACCGCAGGACACCACGCTGTTTGCAGCCTCGGATCGCGCCTCGCCGGCACGCGGTGCCTTTAGCACAGGAGCCCGGTCAGGGAGTGTACACGTTCGTCTTTTGTGTGCCCTCGCCGCGCTGACCGGGAGAAGCCGCATCGCAGCGGATGCCACCCCCTCTCCGGTAGAAGATCCGGCACCTGCCATTTTAGAGGAGCCGGTTTAG
- a CDS encoding TetR/AcrR family transcriptional regulator: MDFAPAAPGARGLAARAALIDSAIRLFCRQGITATGVDAIITHSGVARVTLYNHFGSKDGLVDAALEEEGVAWRAWFFARLARVEGPPKARLIAIFDALAEWFARDDYFGCALMNAVAEYRNQSPAILKVMQAHKKPVLEHIRSLCDAAGADDANALAGQIDLLMDGAIVKALVRGDAKPAQEARSIADVLLSVALIR; the protein is encoded by the coding sequence TTGGACTTTGCACCAGCGGCGCCCGGTGCGCGCGGTCTCGCGGCGCGGGCGGCGCTCATAGACTCCGCGATCCGCTTATTTTGCCGGCAAGGAATTACCGCGACCGGCGTTGATGCGATCATCACGCATTCCGGCGTTGCACGAGTAACGCTCTACAATCATTTTGGCTCAAAAGACGGGCTCGTCGACGCGGCTCTGGAAGAAGAGGGCGTGGCGTGGCGCGCGTGGTTTTTCGCGCGCCTCGCGCGGGTCGAGGGGCCGCCCAAAGCACGGTTGATCGCGATCTTCGATGCGCTCGCCGAATGGTTCGCGCGCGACGATTATTTCGGTTGCGCGCTGATGAACGCGGTTGCCGAATATCGCAACCAGAGTCCCGCCATCCTGAAAGTGATGCAGGCTCACAAGAAGCCGGTTCTCGAACATATCCGCAGCCTCTGTGACGCGGCTGGTGCGGACGATGCCAATGCGCTTGCGGGCCAGATCGACCTTTTGATGGACGGTGCCATTGTGAAGGCTTTGGTGCGTGGCGATGCGAAGCCGGCGCAAGAAGCCCGCAGCATCGCGGACGTCTTGCTCAGCGTTGCTCTTATTCGGTAA
- a CDS encoding SDR family NAD(P)-dependent oxidoreductase, whose amino-acid sequence MSETGRPVSVVTGASGGIGRWIALGLARANYHVVLICRDSERGHAVAAWIASHVPEASTEMLLANLSSLRETHRLGLEIAAAHPRLDVLVNNAGMFAARQQVTAEGHDAVLAVNHLAPFVLTNALEGALRSGAPSRIVNIGSSTSDRAKIDPENLELTRHWAMVRAYSQSKLAMMMATFARAEHLRGSEVVANVVHPGAVATGLIKERGLIGAAWRLMAHFQRTEEQGADTPLHVALAPDWAGVTGAYVKDRVAVRPNPRALDVGLVKKVVSATRVLVEETVGESVNLNRL is encoded by the coding sequence TTGAGTGAGACAGGTCGGCCTGTAAGTGTTGTCACCGGTGCTTCTGGCGGGATCGGGCGATGGATTGCGTTGGGGCTGGCGCGCGCCAATTATCATGTTGTCCTGATTTGCCGGGACTCGGAACGAGGGCACGCTGTCGCCGCCTGGATCGCTTCCCATGTGCCGGAGGCCAGCACAGAAATGCTTCTGGCCAATCTAAGCTCGCTGCGTGAAACGCATCGTCTGGGTTTGGAGATCGCTGCGGCACACCCGCGGCTCGACGTGCTCGTCAATAACGCTGGTATGTTCGCCGCGCGGCAGCAGGTGACGGCGGAAGGCCACGATGCCGTGCTGGCGGTGAACCATCTCGCGCCTTTCGTTTTGACGAATGCCCTGGAGGGCGCGCTGCGGTCGGGCGCGCCGTCGCGTATCGTCAATATCGGCTCGTCCACTTCCGACCGCGCGAAGATCGATCCGGAGAATCTGGAGCTCACGCGGCACTGGGCCATGGTACGCGCTTATAGCCAGTCAAAACTCGCGATGATGATGGCGACCTTCGCGCGTGCCGAGCATTTGCGCGGCAGCGAGGTGGTCGCCAATGTCGTGCATCCGGGCGCGGTCGCCACCGGGCTGATCAAAGAGCGGGGGCTGATCGGTGCCGCCTGGCGGCTGATGGCGCATTTTCAGCGGACCGAAGAACAGGGCGCAGATACGCCGCTGCATGTGGCGTTGGCGCCGGACTGGGCGGGAGTCACCGGCGCCTATGTGAAGGACCGCGTCGCGGTTCGTCCCAACCCACGCGCGCTGGATGTAGGGCTGGTGAAAAAGGTCGTTTCCGCCACGCGGGTTTTGGTGGAGGAAACGGTCGGCGAGTCCGTCAATTTGAACCGGCTCTAA